The following are encoded together in the Methylomonas methanica MC09 genome:
- the rpsN gene encoding 30S ribosomal protein S14 — MAKKSMIAREVKRANLIKKYQAKRSALKEIVRSPNASYEEKEAAQLQLQKLPRDSSKSRLRNRCNLTGRPHGYYRKFGLSRNKLREATMRGDVPGVTKASW, encoded by the coding sequence ATGGCAAAAAAATCAATGATTGCGCGCGAAGTAAAACGCGCAAACTTAATTAAAAAATACCAAGCGAAAAGAAGTGCTTTAAAAGAAATTGTTAGATCTCCAAATGCTTCTTATGAAGAAAAGGAAGCTGCTCAACTTCAATTACAAAAGTTACCGAGGGACTCAAGTAAATCCAGATTACGTAATCGTTGTAACCTGACAGGTCGTCCGCACGGTTATTACAGAAAATTTGGTCTAAGCCGTAATAAACTGAGAGAAGCCACCATGCGTGGTGATGTACCTGGTGTAACCAAGGCTAGCTGGTAA
- the rpsC gene encoding 30S ribosomal protein S3 has product MGQKVHPTGIRLGIVKDWTSRWYANSQNYPVLLLQDLKVREYIKKKLAHASVSRVQINRPANNANITVHTARPGIVIGKKGEDIDVLRQDISAMMGVPVQLNVEEIRKPELDAYLVAESIAQQLEKRIMYRRAMKRAVTNTMRLGAEGIKITVAGRLNGAEIARTEWYREGRVPLHTLRADIDYGTAEAKTTYGIIGIKVWIFKGEVFDIDAHAASLNSDSKK; this is encoded by the coding sequence ATGGGTCAAAAGGTTCATCCCACGGGCATACGTCTCGGGATTGTTAAAGATTGGACTTCCAGATGGTATGCAAATAGCCAGAATTACCCAGTTCTTCTGTTACAAGATCTGAAAGTTCGCGAGTATATCAAGAAAAAACTTGCTCACGCATCTGTAAGTAGAGTGCAGATCAACCGTCCTGCTAACAATGCGAATATCACTGTGCATACTGCGCGTCCTGGTATTGTTATAGGCAAGAAAGGCGAAGATATCGATGTTTTGAGACAAGATATCTCTGCCATGATGGGTGTGCCTGTTCAGTTGAATGTTGAAGAAATTAGAAAGCCGGAATTAGATGCATACTTAGTTGCGGAAAGCATTGCTCAGCAACTAGAGAAGCGGATTATGTACCGCAGAGCGATGAAACGGGCTGTTACCAACACAATGCGTCTCGGTGCCGAAGGTATTAAAATCACCGTGGCGGGGCGTTTGAATGGCGCTGAGATTGCTAGAACTGAATGGTATAGAGAAGGTCGTGTTCCATTGCATACCTTGCGTGCCGACATTGATTACGGTACTGCCGAAGCTAAAACAACCTACGGCATTATTGGGATTAAGGTCTGGATATTTAAAGGTGAAGTGTTCGATATAGATGCGCACGCAGCTTCGTTGAACTCCGATTCTAAAAAATAG
- the rpsQ gene encoding 30S ribosomal protein S17 → MNDKAENIRTVTGRVVSNKMDKTVSVLVERLVKHPVYGKYVKRSTKFLVHDENNQCNEGDIVSITSCRPLSKNKTFKLVEVLEASNR, encoded by the coding sequence ATGAATGATAAAGCAGAAAATATCCGTACGGTAACCGGTCGCGTCGTCAGTAACAAAATGGATAAAACGGTTTCGGTTCTGGTTGAGCGACTGGTTAAGCATCCGGTTTATGGAAAATACGTTAAGCGTTCGACCAAGTTTCTTGTGCACGATGAAAACAACCAGTGCAATGAAGGCGATATTGTTTCGATTACTTCATGTCGCCCGTTGTCCAAGAACAAGACATTTAAATTAGTAGAAGTGCTTGAAGCTTCTAATAGATAA
- the rplP gene encoding 50S ribosomal protein L16: MLQPKRTKFRKQHTGRNNGTALRGSSVSFGEYGLKSVSRGRMTARQIEAARRAISRHVKRGGKIWIRVFPDKPITKKPLEVRMGKGKGSVEYWVAQIKPGTMLFEIEGVSEELAREAFGLAAAKLPVKTTFSARTIM; this comes from the coding sequence ATGCTTCAGCCAAAAAGAACAAAATTTCGTAAACAGCATACAGGCAGAAATAACGGTACGGCCCTTAGAGGATCATCAGTTAGTTTTGGCGAGTATGGATTAAAGTCAGTTAGTCGTGGTAGAATGACGGCCCGCCAAATTGAGGCGGCGCGTAGAGCAATCAGCCGCCACGTAAAAAGAGGCGGTAAAATCTGGATTCGGGTTTTCCCCGATAAGCCAATTACCAAAAAACCATTAGAAGTTCGTATGGGTAAAGGTAAAGGTAGTGTAGAATACTGGGTTGCTCAAATTAAACCAGGCACTATGTTGTTCGAAATTGAAGGCGTTTCCGAAGAACTTGCGCGTGAAGCGTTTGGGTTGGCGGCAGCGAAACTTCCTGTTAAGACAACATTTTCCGCACGGACAATAATGTAA
- the rplX gene encoding 50S ribosomal protein L24, whose translation MQKIKQGDEVIVIVGKDKGKLGKVVRFLSDKKVLVEGINTVKKHQKGNPNLGVSGGIVEKDMPVDISNVALFNPKTKKADRVGFRILEDGKKVRFFKSTNDVVGL comes from the coding sequence ATGCAAAAAATTAAACAAGGCGATGAAGTCATCGTGATTGTAGGGAAAGACAAAGGCAAGCTAGGGAAAGTCGTAAGGTTTTTGAGCGACAAAAAAGTGTTGGTAGAGGGTATCAATACTGTCAAAAAACACCAAAAAGGTAATCCAAACTTGGGTGTTTCTGGTGGCATCGTCGAGAAAGATATGCCTGTCGATATTTCAAACGTGGCTTTATTCAATCCTAAGACCAAAAAAGCAGATCGTGTAGGGTTTAGAATTCTGGAAGACGGAAAAAAAGTCAGATTTTTTAAATCAACTAATGATGTTGTTGGTCTATAA
- the rplV gene encoding 50S ribosomal protein L22, with protein MEVSAKLNNAPLSAQKARLVGDQIRGLPVEKALNLLNFSSKKAAAIIKKILESAIANAEHNESADVDELKVSTVYVNEGRTMKRISARAKGRANHILKRTCHITIKVAES; from the coding sequence GTGGAAGTTTCAGCTAAATTGAATAATGCTCCACTATCTGCACAAAAAGCCAGATTGGTGGGGGACCAAATACGTGGATTGCCGGTTGAAAAAGCGCTTAATCTATTGAATTTCAGTTCAAAGAAAGCGGCGGCAATTATCAAGAAAATTCTTGAATCTGCTATCGCAAATGCAGAGCACAATGAAAGTGCGGACGTTGATGAGTTGAAGGTATCGACAGTATATGTGAATGAAGGCCGGACCATGAAAAGGATCAGTGCCAGAGCCAAAGGACGTGCAAATCACATTCTGAAAAGAACTTGTCACATAACAATTAAAGTAGCAGAAAGCTAA
- the rpsH gene encoding 30S ribosomal protein S8 yields the protein MSMTDPIADMLTRIRNGQSAGKKSVKMPSSKLKLAIAKVLKEEGYITDFNAEQNGNHMEMTVELKYFNGVPVIENVKRVSRPGLRIYKSKDELPKVLGGLGIAIVSTSNGVMTDRAARAIGHGGEVICTVC from the coding sequence ATGAGCATGACAGATCCAATTGCAGATATGTTGACCAGAATTAGAAATGGTCAGTCTGCAGGTAAAAAAAGTGTAAAAATGCCTTCCTCTAAGCTGAAACTGGCTATTGCGAAGGTATTAAAAGAAGAAGGTTATATAACTGATTTTAACGCCGAGCAAAACGGCAATCACATGGAAATGACGGTTGAGTTGAAATATTTCAATGGGGTACCTGTTATCGAAAATGTGAAACGAGTGAGTCGTCCGGGTTTACGTATTTATAAATCGAAGGACGAGTTACCAAAGGTATTGGGTGGTTTAGGAATTGCAATAGTTTCTACTTCCAACGGTGTTATGACAGATCGTGCTGCGCGTGCTATTGGGCACGGCGGCGAAGTGATTTGCACAGTTTGCTAA
- the rplE gene encoding 50S ribosomal protein L5, which produces MARLESKYKSEIVQAMQEQFGYKSIMQVPKLSKITLNMGVGEAIADKKILQSAVADMEKIAGQKAVVTLARKSIAGFKIRDDMPIGCKVTLRGAKMYEFFDRLITIAIPRIRDFRGMSSKSFDGRGNYSMGIKEQIIFPEIDYDKIDALRGMDICITTTAKSDEEGLALLKQFNFPFKN; this is translated from the coding sequence ATGGCTAGACTAGAATCAAAATACAAAAGTGAAATTGTTCAGGCAATGCAAGAGCAATTTGGTTATAAATCAATCATGCAAGTACCTAAGCTCTCCAAAATCACGCTGAATATGGGTGTGGGCGAAGCCATTGCTGATAAAAAAATTCTCCAATCGGCTGTTGCAGATATGGAAAAAATTGCTGGCCAAAAAGCGGTTGTTACTTTGGCGAGAAAATCTATTGCGGGTTTCAAAATTCGTGATGACATGCCAATCGGTTGCAAAGTAACCTTACGTGGCGCAAAAATGTATGAGTTTTTCGATAGGCTGATTACTATTGCGATTCCGCGTATTCGAGACTTTAGAGGGATGAGTTCTAAAAGTTTTGACGGTCGTGGTAACTACTCTATGGGCATAAAAGAACAAATAATTTTCCCAGAGATAGACTATGACAAAATAGACGCTCTGCGTGGTATGGATATTTGCATCACAACAACGGCTAAATCTGACGAAGAAGGTTTGGCGTTGCTGAAGCAATTTAATTTTCCATTCAAAAACTAA
- the rpsS gene encoding 30S ribosomal protein S19: MPRSIKKGPFIDHHLLKKVEEAVRANNRKPIKTWSRRSMISPDMLGLTIAVHNGKQHIPVLISENMVGHKLGEFSPTRTYKGHIIDKKSR; the protein is encoded by the coding sequence GTGCCGCGTTCAATTAAAAAAGGTCCATTTATTGATCATCACTTGCTGAAAAAAGTAGAGGAAGCAGTGAGAGCAAATAACCGGAAACCGATTAAAACTTGGTCAAGAAGATCCATGATTAGCCCGGATATGTTGGGTCTGACCATAGCTGTGCACAACGGTAAACAGCACATTCCTGTCCTGATCTCAGAAAACATGGTTGGTCATAAGTTGGGGGAGTTTTCGCCCACAAGAACTTATAAGGGCCATATTATTGATAAAAAATCAAGATAG
- the rpmC gene encoding 50S ribosomal protein L29, whose amino-acid sequence MKAAELRNKSKDELMADLLELAREQFNLRMQKGAGQQIRSSQVKQVRRDIARINTVLSEKASV is encoded by the coding sequence ATGAAAGCAGCAGAATTAAGAAATAAATCAAAAGATGAGTTAATGGCCGATCTTTTGGAATTGGCTCGTGAGCAATTTAATTTGCGTATGCAAAAAGGCGCTGGTCAGCAGATTCGATCTAGCCAAGTAAAGCAGGTAAGACGCGATATAGCTCGTATCAATACTGTTTTAAGCGAAAAGGCGAGTGTCTAA
- the rplN gene encoding 50S ribosomal protein L14 yields the protein MIQMQTSLDVADNSGAKKVMCIKVLGGSHRRYAGIGDIIKVSVKDAMPRTRVKKGDVYNALVVRTRKGVRRADGSVIRFDGNAAVILNNQLQPIGTRIFGPVTRELRGDKFMKIISLAPEVL from the coding sequence ATGATTCAGATGCAAACTAGCCTTGACGTCGCCGATAATAGCGGTGCAAAAAAGGTCATGTGTATCAAAGTATTAGGTGGCTCACACAGGCGCTACGCTGGTATAGGCGATATTATAAAAGTCAGCGTGAAAGACGCTATGCCACGTACAAGGGTTAAAAAAGGTGACGTATATAACGCACTTGTAGTTAGAACCCGAAAAGGCGTACGTAGAGCCGACGGCTCTGTTATTCGTTTCGATGGTAACGCCGCTGTAATTTTAAACAACCAACTTCAGCCAATTGGTACCCGTATATTTGGACCAGTAACAAGGGAATTAAGAGGGGATAAATTTATGAAAATTATCTCACTGGCTCCAGAAGTACTTTAA